In one window of Schistosoma haematobium chromosome 5, whole genome shotgun sequence DNA:
- a CDS encoding hypothetical protein (EggNog:ENOG410VJSG) — protein sequence MPSTPKPRVSEPFSGETQFRADFPPERAWNSVDPMSSIVPQPCQPPKAQIQLRDTNEISFHTEQRDQFQGHDAKTNPKPKSFKHEPSVYTKPAIKLDCNSVTKLDFQPYTTEQILSVNAKSTFGRKIMNNDDNGVQQSEKMKPEELKLLKNYLKGLKSAKNQQLPKM from the exons ATGCCAAGTACTCCAAAACCACGTGTTAGCGAACCATTTTCTGGTGAAACTCAATTTCGTGCAGATTTTCCCCCAGAACGTGCATGGAATAGTGTTGATCCAATGAGCTCAATTGTACCACAACCATGTCAACCGCCAAAAGCACAAATCCAATTGCGCGACACAAACGAGATATCTTTTCACACAGAACAGCGTGATCAATTTCAAGGTCATGATGCTAAG ACTAATCCAAAACCGAAATCATTCAAACATGAACCATCGGTTTATACCAAACCAGCTATTAAACTTGATTGTAATTCAGTGACGAAATTGGATTTCCAACCATATACAACTGAACAAATACTTAGTGTGAACGCAAAG TCTACCTTCGGtcgaaaaataatgaataatgatgacaatggtgtacaACAATCTGAAAAAATGAAACCTGAGGAATTAAAACTACTGAAAAActatttaaaaggtttaaaatcAGCGAAAAATCAACAATTACCTAAAATGTAG